The following proteins are co-located in the Neodiprion virginianus isolate iyNeoVirg1 chromosome 6, iyNeoVirg1.1, whole genome shotgun sequence genome:
- the LOC124308068 gene encoding aldo-keto reductase family 1 member B1-like isoform X2 — protein MVKVPTVKFYNGTEIPAIGLGTWRSKPNEVTQAVKDAIDIGYRHIDGAHLYANEKEIGKAVRAKIQQGVIKREDIFITGKLWNTFHRPGVVEPSLRRTLDDLGVEYIDLYLIHWPMSYKEGSNFQPKDANGKLVYTDYDYVDTWKAMEEVYEKGLVKNIGVSNFNEEQLERVLKAGKIKPVTNQIECQPYLGQFKLSEYCKSKGIVVTAFRPLGRPDSTVIKKGEPTLLEDNRIIRLSKKYNKTPAQVLLRYQIDRGHVVIPKSVSKSRLKENFDIFDFELSKEDVELINSCDCNKRFCPMSDAIDSPYFPFRD, from the exons ATGGTCAAAGTGCCGACAGTGAAGTTCTACAATGGAACGGAAATCCCGGCGATTGGACTCGGCACTTGGAGG TCGAAACCGAATGAAGTGACGCAAGCTGTTAAGGATGCGATTGATATTGGCTACCGGCATATCGATGGTGCCCATTTGTAcgcgaatgaaaaagaaattggcaAGGCTGTGCGAGCTAAGATTCAACAAGGCGTTATCAAACGAGAAGATATCTTCATCACCGGTAAACTCTGGAACACTTTCCATAGGCCAGGTGTTGTTGAACCTTCGTTGAGACGAACACTCGACGATTTGGGCGTTGAGTATATTGACCTTTACTTGATACACTGGCCAATGTCTTACAAAg AGGGCAGCAATTTCCAGCCGAAGGACGCCAATGGCAAACTTGTATACACTGACTACGATTACGTCGATACATGGAAAGCCATGGAGGAGGTTTACGAAAAGGgattggtgaaaaatattggcGTAAGCAATTTCAACGAGGAGCAGCTGGAACGAGTGTTGAAAGCCGGAAAAATTAAGCCGGTTACCAATCAAATCGAATGCCAGCCTTACTTGGGCCAATTCAAGCTTTCAGAATACTGTAAATCCAAGGGCATCGTTGTAACAGCGTTCCGTCCATTAGGACGCCCGGATAGTACAGTGATAAAAAAAGGGGAGCCGACACTTCTGGAAGATAACAGGATCATAAGGCTTTCCAAGAAGTATAACAAAACTCCCGCACAAGTTTTGCTCCGTTATCAA ATCGATCGTGGACATGTTGTCATCCCTAAATCAGTGTCCAAATCTCGgctgaaagaaaatttcgatatttttgatttcgaaCTTTCCAAGGAAGACGTTGAACTCATCAATTCCTGTGACtgcaataaaagattttgccCAATGTCTGA tgccaTCGACAGTCCCTATTTTCCCTTCAGGGATTAA
- the LOC124308068 gene encoding aldo-keto reductase family 1 member B1-like isoform X1 yields the protein MIVQCPNHDVPFRHFYVDETRRLRNIERGAEARGQCSWTCEMIYDVSPIKPKGESSTGGTSRNLPIAFHASKPNEVTQAVKDAIDIGYRHIDGAHLYANEKEIGKAVRAKIQQGVIKREDIFITGKLWNTFHRPGVVEPSLRRTLDDLGVEYIDLYLIHWPMSYKEGSNFQPKDANGKLVYTDYDYVDTWKAMEEVYEKGLVKNIGVSNFNEEQLERVLKAGKIKPVTNQIECQPYLGQFKLSEYCKSKGIVVTAFRPLGRPDSTVIKKGEPTLLEDNRIIRLSKKYNKTPAQVLLRYQIDRGHVVIPKSVSKSRLKENFDIFDFELSKEDVELINSCDCNKRFCPMSDAIDSPYFPFRD from the exons ATGATAGTTCAATGCCCGAACCACGACGTTCCATTCCGTCACTTTTACGTGGATGAGACGCGCAGACTCAGAAACATCGAGCGCGGAGCAGAAGCACGTGGACAATGCAGCTGGACATGTGAAATGATTTATGACGTCTCACCAATCAAGCCGAAAGGCGAATCGAGTACAGGAGGCACATCCAGAAACCTTCCGATAGCCTTTCACGCT TCGAAACCGAATGAAGTGACGCAAGCTGTTAAGGATGCGATTGATATTGGCTACCGGCATATCGATGGTGCCCATTTGTAcgcgaatgaaaaagaaattggcaAGGCTGTGCGAGCTAAGATTCAACAAGGCGTTATCAAACGAGAAGATATCTTCATCACCGGTAAACTCTGGAACACTTTCCATAGGCCAGGTGTTGTTGAACCTTCGTTGAGACGAACACTCGACGATTTGGGCGTTGAGTATATTGACCTTTACTTGATACACTGGCCAATGTCTTACAAAg AGGGCAGCAATTTCCAGCCGAAGGACGCCAATGGCAAACTTGTATACACTGACTACGATTACGTCGATACATGGAAAGCCATGGAGGAGGTTTACGAAAAGGgattggtgaaaaatattggcGTAAGCAATTTCAACGAGGAGCAGCTGGAACGAGTGTTGAAAGCCGGAAAAATTAAGCCGGTTACCAATCAAATCGAATGCCAGCCTTACTTGGGCCAATTCAAGCTTTCAGAATACTGTAAATCCAAGGGCATCGTTGTAACAGCGTTCCGTCCATTAGGACGCCCGGATAGTACAGTGATAAAAAAAGGGGAGCCGACACTTCTGGAAGATAACAGGATCATAAGGCTTTCCAAGAAGTATAACAAAACTCCCGCACAAGTTTTGCTCCGTTATCAA ATCGATCGTGGACATGTTGTCATCCCTAAATCAGTGTCCAAATCTCGgctgaaagaaaatttcgatatttttgatttcgaaCTTTCCAAGGAAGACGTTGAACTCATCAATTCCTGTGACtgcaataaaagattttgccCAATGTCTGA tgccaTCGACAGTCCCTATTTTCCCTTCAGGGATTAA
- the LOC124308072 gene encoding aldo-keto reductase family 1 member B1-like isoform X2, translated as MSVNWEFRTLTTDMINQILLLATMTQAVKDAIDIGYRHIDGAFIYRNEAEVGEAVQAKIKEGVIKRQDIFLTSKLWNTFHRPEAVEPAIRTTLKNLGVDYVDLYLIHWPIPYKEGKELQPTGVNGEILFSDYDYVDTWKAMEKLYEKGLAKNIGVSNFNEEQLERVLKEGKIKPVTNQVECHPYLTQIKLSEYCKSKGITITAYCPLGCPDRPWGKPEDPKLLDDLKITSIAKKYKKSPAQVVLRYQVQRGHIVIPKSVNKSRIQENFNIFNFALSEEDIELINSFDCGGRICALRECNESPYYPFKN; from the exons ATGAGCGTGAATTGGGAATTTCGCACACTAACAACAGACAtgataaatcaaattttgctACTGGCTACGA TGACTCAAGCCGTTAAGGATGCAATCGATATCGGGTATCGCCACATCGATGGCGCTTTTATCTACCGCAACGAAGCGGAAGTCGGCGAAGCCGTGCAAGCTAAAATTAAAGAAGGAGTCATCAAACGACAGGACATATTCCTCACGAGCAAACTTTGGAACACTTTCCATAGGCCAGAGGCTGTTGAACCTGCAATAAGGACTACTTTGAAGAATTTGGGTGTTGATTATGTCGATCTGTACTTAATACATTGGCCAATACCTTACAAAG aggGTAAGGAACTTCAACCTACCGGCGTCAATGGCGAAATACTGTTCAGCGATTACGACTACGTCGATACTTGGAAAGCCATGGAAAAGTTGTATGAAAAGGGATTAGCAAAGAACATTGGTGTCAGCAATTTTAACGAAGAACAATTGGAGCGCGTGTTAAAGGAGGGAAAGATCAAGCCTGTCACGAATCAAGTCGAATGTCATCCGTATTTGACCCAGATAAAATTGTCCGAGTATTGCAAATCAAAGGGCATTACCATAACCGCATATTGCCCGCTAGGATGCCCGGACAGACCGTGGGGAAAACCTGAGGATCCGAAGCTTTTAGATGATCTAAAGATTACAAGCATTGCTAAGAAGTACAAGAAGAGTCCCGCTCAAGTTGTGCTCCGTTATCAG GTTCAACGTGGGCATATCGTCATCCCAAAGTCAGTGAACAAATCTCGCATCCAAGAGAATTTCAACATCTTTAATTTTGCACTTTCCGAAGAAGACATTGAGCTAATCAACTCGTTCGATTGCGGTGGAAGAATTTGTGCATTGCGAGA gtgTAACGAGAGCCCATACTACCCGTTCAAGAATTAA
- the LOC124308073 gene encoding aldo-keto reductase family 1 member B1-like: protein MAKAPTVKFYNGSEIPVIGLGTWRSEPNKAYEAVKDAIDIGYRFIDNAYLYDNEVEVGKAVRSKIAEGVIKREDIFLSNKLWNTFHRPEAVEPMLRKTLANLGVEYVDMYLMHWPIAYKEGSGNYPLDAEGKMQFADYDFVDTWKAMEKVYEMGLTKNIGVSNFNEEQLERILKEGNIKPVTNQVECQPYLCQFKLSEYCKSKGIAITAYRPLGGPGKPGQPKPSEDPKIKIIAEKYKKTPAQIMLRYQIERGHIIIPKSVTKSRIEENFNIFNFELAKEDVELINSLDCNVRLSPLLECIDSPYYPFEK, encoded by the exons ATGGCGAAAGCACCGACagtgaaattttacaacgGATCAGAGATTCCAGTCATCGGACTGGGAACTTGGCGG TCAGAACCAAACAAAGCATACGAAGCAGTGAAGGATGCGATCGATATCGGATACCGATTCATCGACAACGCCTATCTCTACGATAACGAAGTGGAAGTTGGCAAGGCGGTGAGATCTAAAATTGCAGAAGGAGTTATAAAAAGAGAGGACATCTTCCTGAGCAACAAGCTATGGAATACTTTTCACCGACCAGAAGCCGTTGAACCAATGCTGAGGAAGACTTTGGCTAACTTGGGCGTTGAATATGTCGACATGTACTTGATGCATTGGCCGATAGCTTACAAAG AGGGAAGCGGAAACTATCCTCTTGACGCCGAAGGTAAAATGCAATTTGCCGACTACGATTTCGTCGACACTTGGAAAGCCATGGAGAAGGTTTACGAAATGGGGTTAACGAAAAACATCGGCGTTAGTAACTTCAACGAAGAGCAGTTGGAGAGGATTCTAAAGGAGGGAAATATCAAGCCCGTTACCAACCAGGTCGAATGCCAGCCCTATTTATGCCAATTCAAGCTATCCGAATATTGCAAGTCCAAGGGCATCGCTATAACGGCTTATCGCCCATTGGGAGGGCCGGGAAAACCTGGCCAACCGAAACCCAGCGAAGATCCAAAAATCAAGATTATTGCCGAGAAGTACAAAAAGACTCCTGCTCAAATTATGCTGCGTTATCAG attgAACGGGGACACATAATAATCCCCAAATCAGTGACTAAGTCtcgaattgaagaaaacttCAATATATTTAACTTTGAACTTGCCAAAGAAGATGTTGAGCTCATCAACAGCCTTGACTGCAACGTCAGATTAAGTCCGCTGCTTGA GTGTATCGACAGCCCGTACTATCCATTCGAGAAGTAG
- the LOC124308070 gene encoding aldo-keto reductase family 1 member B1-like produces the protein MSPTVVPKVKFNNGKEIPVFGLGTWKSKPGEVTQAVKDAIDIGYRHIDCAHVYGNEKEVGAALKAKFAEGVVKREDLFITSKLWNTFHRPDLVEPALKTTLSDLGLEYIDLYLIHWPFGYKEDPTTLFPSNPDGTVAYSDVDYLDTWKAMEAVNKKGLAKSIGVSNFNSEQLERVVKNAEILPVTNQVECHPYLPQLKLSEFCKSKNIILTGYSPLGSPDRPWAKPGDPQLLEDAKLKELAVKYKKTPAQVVIRYQIDRGHVVIPKSVTKSRIAENFNVFDFKLAPEDIEYINSFDCNGRICPLDNVKTHKYWPFQIPY, from the exons ATGTCGCCTACCGTAGTGCCGAAAGTGAAGTTCAACAACGGAAAGGAAATCCCGGTCTTCGGTCTGGGGACGTGGAAG TCAAAGCCCGGCGAAGTTACTCAGGCGGTGAAGGACGCGATCGACATCGGCTACCGGCACATCGATTGCGCCCACGTATACGGAAACGAGAAGGAAGTCGGTGCGGCGCTGAAGGCGAAATTCGCCGAAGGAGTGGTGAAACGGGAGGACCTCTTCATAACCAGCAAACTTTGGAACACGTTCCACAGACCGGACCTCGTCGAGCCAGCCCTGAAAACCACCCTCAGTGACCTTGGCCTTGAGTACATTGACCTCTACTTGATCCACTGGCCGTTTGGCTACAAAGAAGACCCGACGACCCTCTTTCCCTCAAATCCCGATGGCACCGTGGCGTACAGCGACGTCGACTACCTCGACACCTGGAAGGCGATGGAAGCCGTGAACAAGAAGGGACTCGCCAAGAGCATCGGAGTGAGCAACTTCAACTCTGAACAACTCGAGAGAGTCGTGAAGAACGCTGAAATCCTACCGGTGACGAATCAG GTCGAATGCCATCCGTACCTGCCTCAGTTGAAACTGTCCGAATTCTGCAAAAGCAAGAACATCATATTGACGGGTTACAGTCCTCTCGGCTCTCCGGACAGACCTTGGGCCAAACCCGGCGACCCTCAACTTCTCGAAGACGCCAAGCTTAAAGAGCTTGCCGTTAAGTACAAGAAGACTCCCGCCCAAGTCGTCATCCGCTACCAG ATCGATCGTGGACACGTAGTCATTCCGAAGTCCGTGACTAAATCTCGCATCGCCGAAAACTTTAACGTTTTCGACTTCAAACTGGCACCTGAAGACATCGAGTACATCAACAGTTTCGACTGCAACGGCAGAATTTGTCCCTTAGACAA CGTGAAGACCCACAAATACTGGCCATTCCAGATTCCGTACTAA
- the LOC124307170 gene encoding 39S ribosomal protein L43, mitochondrial: MSNSHLFMKTGFPRAALNNGIGRYVCQLQRVTIKFCKNNGSSRGVRDFLEHDLVNFAKENPGIVVYVKPRRHRTPALSAEYLNGEKQLLFCRNYTREEVNKWLGLLRSQVRDTSAIRLRKMWHTDNPSIQGPWTPWTFRDPAQNLVEFPDPKLFKMETEQQTATEKLLEIFKAQQEAERKRANETG, translated from the exons ATGTCGAATTCgcatttatttatgaaaacgGGGTTTCCCCGTGCAGCATTGAACAATGGTATTGGACGTTACGTGTGTCAACTGCAACGTGTTACaataaaattctgcaaaaaCAATGGATCGAGCCGTGGAGTGCG AGATTTCCTCGAACACGATCTTGTAAATTTCGCCAAGGAGAATCCGGGAATCGTCGTATACGTAAAACCTCGGAGGCATAGGACACCTGCTCTGAGTGCTGAATACC TAAATGGAGAAAAGCAGTTGCTATTCTGCAGAAATTATACACGGGAGGAAGTTAACAAATGGTTGGGGTTACTGCGATCGCAAGTACGTGACACTTCGGCTATAAGACTTAGGAAAATGTGGCACACGGATAATCCTTCCATCCAGGGACCTTGGACACCTTGGACATTTAGAGACCCTGCTCAGAATCTGGTTGAATTTCCCGAT CCCAAGTTATTCAAGATGGAGACCGAACAACAAACAGCCACAGAAAAGTTACTGGAGATATTTAAAGCTCAACAAGAagctgaaagaaaaagagcGAATGAAACGGGATAG
- the LOC124308071 gene encoding aldo-keto reductase family 1 member B1-like gives MSRVPKLKLNNGREIPVFGLGTWKSKPGQVAQAVKDAIDIGYRHIDCAHVYGNEKEVGAALAAKFAEGVVKREDLFITSKLWNTFHKPVLVEPALKTTLNDLGLEYLDLYLMHWPFAYKEDPTNLFPSNADGSVKYSEVDYLDTWKAMENVNKKGLTKSIGVSNFNSEQLERVVKNAEILPVTNQVECHPYLPQLKLSELCKSKNIVVTGYSPLGSPDRPWAKPDDPQLLEDPKIKEIGRKYNKTSAQVLIRYQIDRGHVVIPKSVTKSRIEENFQVFDFELTPEDIESITSLDCNGRCVPMKSAQTHKYWPFGIPY, from the exons ATGTCCAGAGTGCCGAAATTGAAGTTGAACAATGGGAGGGAAATTCCCGTCTTTGGCTTGGGAACGTGGAag tcaaaACCCGGGCAAGTTGCTCAGGCGGTGAAGGACGCGATCGACATCGGCTACCGACACATCGATTGTGCTCACGTTTACGGAAACGAGAAGGAAGTCGGTGCGGCACTGGCGGCAAAATTTGCCGAAGGAGTGGTAAAACGGGAGGACCTCTTCATAACCAGCAAACTTTGGAACACGTTCCACAAGCCAGTACTCGTCGAGCCAGCCCTGAAAACAACCCTCAATGACCTTGGCCTTGAATACCTTGACCTCTACTTGATGCATTGGCCTTTTGCCTACAAAGAAGACCCGACAAATCTCTTCCCGTCTAATGCCGATGGCTCCGTGAAGTACAGCGAAGTCGACTACCTTGATACCTGGAAGGCGATGGAGAACGTTAACAAGAAAGGACTCACCAAGAGCATCGGAGTGAGCAACTTCAACTCTGAACAACTCGAGAGAGTCGTGAAGAACGCCGAAATCCTACCGGTGACGAATCAG GTCGAATGCCACCCGTATCTGCCCCAGTTAAAATTATCAGAATTATGCAAGAGCAAGAACATCGTAGTGACGGGTTACAGTCCTCTTGGTTCTCCGGACAGACCCTGGGCCAAACCGGATGATCCCCAGCTGTTGGAAGATCCCAAGATTAAAGAGATCGGCCGAAAGTACAATAAGACATCCGCCCAAGTTCTCATCCGCTACCAG ATCGATCGCGGCCACGTAGTCATTCCAAAGTCCGTTACAAAGTCTCGAATCGAAGAGAACTTTCAGGTGTTTGATTTCGAGTTGACACCTGAGGACATCGAGTCCATTACGAGCTTGGACTGCAACGGCAGATGTGTTCCGATGAAAAG TGCGCAAACTCACAAATACTGGCCATTCGGAATTCCGTACTAA
- the LOC124308072 gene encoding aldo-keto reductase family 1 member B1-like isoform X1, which produces MNKVPVKKFYNQMEIPVLGLGTWKSKPGEVTQAVKDAIDIGYRHIDGAFIYRNEAEVGEAVQAKIKEGVIKRQDIFLTSKLWNTFHRPEAVEPAIRTTLKNLGVDYVDLYLIHWPIPYKEGKELQPTGVNGEILFSDYDYVDTWKAMEKLYEKGLAKNIGVSNFNEEQLERVLKEGKIKPVTNQVECHPYLTQIKLSEYCKSKGITITAYCPLGCPDRPWGKPEDPKLLDDLKITSIAKKYKKSPAQVVLRYQVQRGHIVIPKSVNKSRIQENFNIFNFALSEEDIELINSFDCGGRICALRECNESPYYPFKN; this is translated from the exons ATGAATAAAGTAccagtgaaaaaattttacaatcaaatggAAATTCCCGTTCTTGGACTAGGAACTTGGAAA TCTAAACCCGGTGAAGTGACTCAAGCCGTTAAGGATGCAATCGATATCGGGTATCGCCACATCGATGGCGCTTTTATCTACCGCAACGAAGCGGAAGTCGGCGAAGCCGTGCAAGCTAAAATTAAAGAAGGAGTCATCAAACGACAGGACATATTCCTCACGAGCAAACTTTGGAACACTTTCCATAGGCCAGAGGCTGTTGAACCTGCAATAAGGACTACTTTGAAGAATTTGGGTGTTGATTATGTCGATCTGTACTTAATACATTGGCCAATACCTTACAAAG aggGTAAGGAACTTCAACCTACCGGCGTCAATGGCGAAATACTGTTCAGCGATTACGACTACGTCGATACTTGGAAAGCCATGGAAAAGTTGTATGAAAAGGGATTAGCAAAGAACATTGGTGTCAGCAATTTTAACGAAGAACAATTGGAGCGCGTGTTAAAGGAGGGAAAGATCAAGCCTGTCACGAATCAAGTCGAATGTCATCCGTATTTGACCCAGATAAAATTGTCCGAGTATTGCAAATCAAAGGGCATTACCATAACCGCATATTGCCCGCTAGGATGCCCGGACAGACCGTGGGGAAAACCTGAGGATCCGAAGCTTTTAGATGATCTAAAGATTACAAGCATTGCTAAGAAGTACAAGAAGAGTCCCGCTCAAGTTGTGCTCCGTTATCAG GTTCAACGTGGGCATATCGTCATCCCAAAGTCAGTGAACAAATCTCGCATCCAAGAGAATTTCAACATCTTTAATTTTGCACTTTCCGAAGAAGACATTGAGCTAATCAACTCGTTCGATTGCGGTGGAAGAATTTGTGCATTGCGAGA gtgTAACGAGAGCCCATACTACCCGTTCAAGAATTAA